A portion of the Pagrus major chromosome 8, Pma_NU_1.0 genome contains these proteins:
- the idh2 gene encoding isocitrate dehydrogenase [NADP], mitochondrial, with amino-acid sequence MAGYLKVLSSLSRSAAAFSRNPAVLAPAANIQTVPQRNYADKRIKVAQPVVEMDGDEMTRIIWEFIKEKLILNNVDVELKYYDLGLPYRDQTDDQVTIDSAIATKKYHVAVKCATITPDEARVEEFSLKKMWKSPNGTIRNILGGTVFREPIICKNIPRLVPGWTQPITIGRHAFGDQYRATDFVVDQPGKFKIIFSPTDGSAGKEWEVYDFPAGGCGMGMYNTDESITGFAHSCFQYAIGKKWPLYMSTKNTILKAYDGRFKDIFEDIFQKHYKPEFDKLKIWYEHRLIDDMVAQVLKSSGAFVWACKNYDGDVQSDILAQGFGSLGLMTSVLVCPDGKTIEAEAAHGTVTRHYREHQKGRPTSTNPIASIFAWTRGLEHRGKLDGNPDLIRFSQILERVCVETVESGVMTKDLAGCIHGLPNCKLNEHYVNTTDFLDAIKTNLDKALGK; translated from the exons ATGGCTGGATATTTGAAAGTCCTCAGCTCTCTTTCGAGGTCCGCCGCCGCTTTCTCCAGAAACCCCGCGGTGCTCGCGCCGGCTGCAAATATCCAGACTGTGCCTCAGAGAAACT ATGCCGACAAACGCATCAAAGTGGCCCAGCCGGTGGTGGAGATGGACGGAGACGAGATGACCAGGATCATCTGGGAGTTCATCAAAGAGAAG cTCATCCTGAACAATGTTGACGTTGAGCTGAAGTATTATGACCTGGGTCTGCCGTACCGTGACCAGACTGATGACCAGGTCACCATCGACTCCGCCATTGCCACTAAGAAGTATCACGTTGCGGTTAAGTGTGCCACCATCACACCCGACGAAGCCAGAGTGGAAG AGTTCAGCCTGAAGAAGATGTGGAAGAGCCCCAACGGAACCATCAGGAACATCCTGGGCGGCACCGTCTTCCGTGAGCCAATCATCTGCAAGAACATTCCCAGGCTTGTTCCAGGTTGGACGCAGCCCATCACCATTGGCAGACACGCCTTTGGCGATCAG TACAGAGCTACAGACTTTGTTGTGGACCAGCCCGGAAAATTCAAGATTATCTTCTCACCTACTGATGGCAGTGCAGGCAAGGAATGGGAGGTGTACGACTTTCCTGCTGGCGGCTGTGGAATGGGCATGTACAACACCGATGAG TCTATCACAGGCTTTGCACACAGCTGCTTCCAGTATGCTATCGGCAAGAAGTGGCCCCTGTACATGAGCACAAAGAACACCATTCTTAAAGCCTATGATGGCAGATTTAAAGACATCTTCGAGGATATCTTTCAGAA GCACTACAAGCCTGAGTTTGACAAACTGAAGATCTGGTATGAGCACAGGCTTATTGACGATATGGTCGCACAAGTGCTGAAGTCTTCTGGAGCCTTTGTGTGGGCTTGCAAGAACTACGATGGAGATGTTCAGTCTGATATCCTCGCACAGG GTTTTGGCTCTCTGGGATTGATGACATCAGTTCTCGTGTGCCCTGACGGCAAGACTATTGAGGCTGAGGCCGCCCACGGCACTGTGACCAGGCACTATCGCGAGCACCAGAAG GGAAGGCCGACCAGCACCAACCCCATCGCCAGCATTTTCGCCTGGACCAGAGGCCTGGAGCATCGTGGCAAACTTGATGGCAACCCCGACCTCATTAG GTTCTCCCAGATTCTGGAGAGGGTGTGTGTCGAGACAGTTGAGAGCGGCGTTATGACCAAGGACCTCGCAGGCTGCATCCACGGCCTGCCCAA TTGCAAGCTGAACGAGCACTACGTCAATACTACAGACTTCCTCGACGCCATCAAGACAAATCTGGATAAAGCCCTCGGCAAGTGA
- the ankrd34c gene encoding ankyrin repeat domain-containing protein 34C, whose translation MADILELRTDGNSLLKAVWLRRLRLTRLLLEGGAYINESNERGETPLMVACMSTHTDQQSVGKSKLVKYLLDNQADPNIQDKAGRTALMHACIHKAGHEVVDHLLSNGADPSLEDRSGASALVYAINADDKQTLKLLLDACKAKGKEVIIITTDKSPSGTKTTKQYLNAPPSPGLEERPSPTYCTSPSDINVTASPTPEQEPQNTVFSFQTKLKTSSSAAKLANGPTSPTRRPANPKRARLPQLKRLQSEPWGLIAPSVLAAAAAHEESKKASSDEDVVAGVNGLSLSKRSVLSRHNSVDGKDSLFPPVGEQACKMTTSLSVPPTSKASYERSLCQHQPLARRSTVPTEQESCSSSGPASLRDTMHRRRLGNDHYDSDSQLYLDSAMLDSPKVPVERRKLNTSPLAMLTSSRESLDSNASPSSPSTAHRRAPGLLERRGSGTLLLDHISHTRPGHLPPLNVNPNPPIPDIGASSKPSSPLATGIRSIAPVAPNTPKRGGLKSKKKLVRRHSMQVEQMKQLSDFEELAH comes from the coding sequence ATGGCAGATATTCTGGAGCTGCGGACAGATGGGAACTCGCTCCTGAAGGCGGTGTGGCTCAGACGCCTGAGACTAACCAGGCTCCTGCTGGAAGGAGGCGCCTACATCAACGAGAGCAATGAGCGTGGAGAGACGCCGCTCATGGTGGCCTGcatgtccacacacactgaccagCAGAGTGTCGGCAAGTCGAAGCTGGTGAAATATCTGCTGGACAACCAGGCAgaccccaacatacaggacaaAGCAGGTAGGACAGCTCTGATGCACGCCTGCATCCACAAGGCCGGACACGAGGTGGTGGATCACCTGCTGAGCAATGGAGCCGACCCCAGTCTGGAGGACAGGAGCGGGGCCTCGGCGCTGGTCTACGCCATCAATGCAGATGATAAGCAGACGCTAAAACTGCTCTTGGATGCATGCAAGGCTAAAGGCAAGGAGGTCATCATAATCACCACTGATAAATCACCGTCTGGCACTAAAACTACCAAACAGTACCTAAACGCCCCGCCATCACCGGGGCTGGAAGAGAGGCCCTCCCCAACATACTGCACCTCTCCGTCTGACATTAATGTTACTGCATCTCCCACACCCGAGCAAGAGCCGCAAAACACAGTCTTCAGTTTCCAGACGAAGCTGAAAACCTCGAGTTCGGCTGCGAAGCTCGCCAACGGCCCAACGTCTCCAACACGCCGGCCTGCAAACCCCAAACGTGCACGTCTGCCTCAGCTGAAGAGGCTGCAGTCTGAGCCTTGGGGGCTGATTGCTCCCTCAGTCCTGGCTGCAGCCGCCGCCCATGAGGAGAGTAAGAAGGCCAGCTCTGATGAGGATGTAGTCGCAGGGGTGAACGGACTCTCTCTGAGCAAGAGGTCAGTTCTGTCTCGACACAACAGTGTGGATGGAAAGGACAGTTTATTCCCACCAGTGGGCGAACAAGCCTGTAAAATGACAACCTCACTATCAGTTCCTCCAACGTCCAAAGCATCATATGAGAGATCTCTCTGCCAGCACCAGCCGCTGGCACGGCGCAGCACTGTGCCAACAGAGCaggagagctgcagcagcagtggacCCGCCAGTCTGAGAGACACAATGCATAGGAGACGTCTGGGGAACGATCACTATGACTCAGACTCACAGCTCTATTTAGACTCTGCCATGTTAGACTCTCCGAAGGTCCCAGTGGAGCGGAGGAAACTAAACACGTCTCCACTGGCGATGCTGACCAGCTCCAGAGAATCTCTCGACAGCAACGCCAGCCCCTCCTCTCCCAGCACAGCACACAGGCGAGCGCCGGGCCTcctggagaggagaggctcGGGCACGCTGCTGCTCGACCACATCTCCCACACCAGGCCCGGCCACCTGCCCCCGCTCAACGTCAACCCCAACCCCCCCATTCCTGATATCGGGGCGAGTAGCAAGCCCTCCTCACCTCTGGCCACAGGTATTAGATCTATAGCTCCAGTAGCACCAAACACACCAAAGAGAGGCGGCCTCAAGTCCAAGAAGAAACTTGTGAGAAGGCACTCTATGCAAGTGGAGCAGATGAAACAGCTTTCTGATTTCGAAGAGCTGGCTCATTAG
- the LOC141000868 gene encoding retinol dehydrogenase 12-like — translation MQTLPAIRSFVFEYPKTIALVTLTGVGLFSVKKWMAGGVCRSRARLDGKTILITGGNTGIGKETAIDLANRGARVILACRDMDRANKAAEEVRKRSGNGNVIVKKLDLASLQSVRELAKDVLASEERLDVLINNAGVMSCPKWQTEDGFEMQFGVNHLGHFLLTNCLLDLLKKSTPSRIVNVSSLAHEKGQIYFDDIHQDKDYNPWRSYRQSKLANVLFTRELAKKLQGTGVTTYSLHPGVIRTELGRHFWPMIPLWKRIVYKPLIFFIKTPTEGAQTTIHCAVEESLQNESGLYYSDCAPKTAAPQGLDDEAAKKLWDLSASMVGLA, via the exons ATGCAGACCTTACCAGCGATAAGATCATTTGTTTTCGAGTATCCCAAAACTATCGCTCTGGTCACTCTCACAG GAGTGGGACTTTTTAGTGTGAAGAAATGGATGGCAGGTGGAGTGTGTCGCAGCAGAGCCCGGCTGGATGGAAAGACCATCCTGATCACCGGCGGCAACACTGGGATTGGCAAAGAAACCGCTATTGACCTGGCTAACAGGG gcgCGAGGGTCATCCTGGCCTGCAGAGACATGGACAGAGCTAACAAAGCTGCAGAggaagtgaggaagaggagtggAAATGGCAATGTTATTGTCAAAAAGCTGGACTTGGCATCTCTACAGTCGGTGCGAGAACTAGCCAAAGATGTCCTAGCGAGTGAAGAGAGGCTGGATGTTCTCATAAATAATGCAG GTGTTATGAGCTGTCCTAAATGGCAGACCGAAGATGGCTTCGAAATGCAGTTCGGTGTGAACCACCTGGGTCACTTCCTGTTAACAAACTGCCTGTTGGATCTCTTGAAGAAGTCGACTCCGAGCCGCATCGTCAACGTCTCCAGTTTAGCTCATGAAAAAG GTCAAATTTATTTTGATGACATACACCAGGATAAAGATTACAACCCTTGGAGAAGCTACAGACAAAGTAAACTAGCCAACGTCCTCTTTACAAGGGAGCTGGCTAAGAAGCTACAAG GTACCGGAGTAACAACATACAGCCTCCATCCTGGAGTAATCCGGACTGAGCTCGGCCGACACTTCTGGCCCATGATCCCCCTGTGGAAGAGAATTGTATACAAACCActcattttcttcatcaagaCTCCAACAGAAGGCGCCCAGACCACCATCCACTGCGCTGTGGAGGAGAGCCTGCAGAATGAAAGTGGACTGTACTACAG CGACTGCGCTCCTAAAACGGCGGCCCCTCAGGGTCTGGATGATGAAGCTGCCAAGAAGCTGTGGGATCTCAGTGCCTCAATGGTTGGTCTGGCATAA